The region GACGTGATCGCTGATCGGTGCACGAATGCCAGCCAGAGCCTGCCATGCGAAGCCGGTGTCGGAATCGTTGATCGCCACAGCCGGACCGTTGCCGCCAGTGCCGCCAGCGTTGATGAAGTACTTGGCGCGAGCGACGCCAACACCACCACCAACAAAGCCCTGCAGACCATCGTCAGGACCGAAATCGAGCAGGCCGTTGACCATGAAGCTCAACGCATCCGCATGGCCCTGAGGGTTGGTAAAGGTCTGTCCGCCGAAATCGACCGAGTCGTTGTAAGCACGACGGTAGCTGACTTCGCTTTCAAGGCGGAAACCGCCGAAGTCATAACCGACGATGCCGCCGAAGTCGTAGCCATCATGGTTGCTGAGAACGACCTGGCCGTTCAGAGCTTCCGAATCTTCAACCTTCATTGCGCCGGCATCGGCCTCGACGTACCAAGAATCATCTCGTGCAAACGCAGGAGATGCCAAGGCACTCGACGCCAGGGCAAGGCCCAGGACCAGTTTCCGCATTATCGTTTCCCCTTTTAGCGACATCATGCCACGTCGTGCAGGTTGTCTACCGGTTCCAAAGTGGTCATGCAAGCGGACAAACACACCGAGTGTTGCATGAAAACAACGGATTGACTCCATTGTGCAGTGCAAATTCTCGGTGATTGCGCCCTCATGTCCGGTTGAAATGCCGCTAAAGGGAATTGGTTCCACTCAGTTGTCTGAAATTGTGCCGGTTACTTTCAGCAGTTCGATCAGCGCTGCGATTGCCGCCCGCGCTTCGGCATCGACAATCGCGCCACCCTGGGGGCTGTCCGGGGCCGCAGCAAGGGTCCAGCCCCCGTCAAACAGGCGGAACGCGCCGTTCTGGACGTCATAGCTGCGCATGCCGATGCTTGGCTGGACGAAGCGCCACCCCCCTTCCGTCCAGCCGGCAATTGCATTTGCGTGGCCGGTGAAGACTCCTGTCGGGCTGGTTCCCACGATCCATGCTTGTCCGACCGCCGGCGCGGTCGGAGGATCGCTCAAAACGCCCTGAACAGATCCGGCCACGCAAAGATCCAGCAAGGCAAGTGCCTCGTTCACCGTGGTTTCCTTCTGCGCCTGCCCGGCAAGCATGGCTGTGCTGCGGCCCGCGCAAGGCTTCCGGCTCGCCCGCCGAATAGAGGAAGGCCTGCGCCCCGTTCGGCCAGGTCAGGCGCCGGACCGAGCTTTCATAGGTCGGCCGTCGCCATGGTGCCCCGATCGAAAGCAGCCCGCTCTCGCCTTCCACCATCACGCTGCGCGCTTCGTGGAGCGATGATCCGATCAGCGCAATCCGTGCCTCCGGATCGGTCTCGGCCACACCGCGCACCCATTCCGCACCCAGTCGCGTCTTGCCGAACCCGCGCCCGGCCATGACCAGCCACACCCGCCAATCGTCGTCCGGGGCAAGCTGGTTTTCCCGCGCCCAGGTCCGCCAGTCAAAAGGCCACTCGGTAATCTCCTTCTCGTCCAGTCCTTCGACGAAAGCGGCAATGCGCTCGGGGCTTGCTTCGGACAGCCAGTCCAGCATCGCCCGCTCAGCCATGCGCGCTCACGTCGCAGGCGGCCGTCTGGCGCTGGCGATGCACTTCCTCGCGGATCTGCAGCAGCTTGGCGTGAAGCGATCTGCGCACCGCTTCCACGTCGGCATTGTCACGGATCGCCCGCTCGCGCGCCACGGTGTCGCGGTGCTGCGAAAGCAGCCGCAGCGCCGTCGCATTGTCGAACTTGGCGCCGTCCTTCGGCTCGCCAAAGCGCAGGCGATGCAGCACCTCGATCTCCAGCAGGTCGTAGCCCTCGCACAGCGCCTCGCGCCACCGCGCGGCAAACTCGCCATCGTCGCGCTTGTCCTTGTACGCCCGCGATGCCGGAATTTCCGCCGCCGCCGCCGCCGCCGTTACGTTCGATGTTTCGGCCAGCACGGCAAGGAACACCGGTCGCCACGGCCTGTTGCTCTTCCTCGTCTTCGGCGGCTGCGCAGGTTCCAGTTCCCCATGGGGAACGTCCACGCACGCGGCCTCCGCACATGACTCATCGGCACCCGGCTGCACTTTCGGCTTGGCCATGCGGACCATCCCTTTCGGAATTGAGCTTTCTTGACGCCACCGCTTCCGCCGTTCCCGCTGTCAGAACGATTCGGCCTTGCGATGTTCTTGATATGTACTCAATTGGCCTGGAAAGTCAATCAAAAAGTGCCAATTAGGTTATCTATCATCTTCGACATAACCAGACTCAAAGAACCACTGGCACTCCGCCCCCGCCTCCCCTATCCGCACATCCGCAACAACGAACGGGATTCCGATGCTTCGCCGCCTCTACGATTGGACCATGGCCAAGGCCGCGCACCCCATGCCGAATGGTGGCTCGCGCTGTTCGCGTTCATGGAGGCAAGCTTCTTCCCGATCCCGCCGCACCCCCTGCTCGGCCTGATGTGCCTGGCAGAACCGAAAAAGGCGGTGCGCTTCGCCGCGGTTGCCACGATCGCCTCGGTGCTGGGCGGCCTGCTCGGCTATGCGATCGGCTATGGCCTGTACGATACTGTCGGCACCCAGCTGCTGGCCGCGCTGCACCTCACCGAAAGCTTCCCCAAGGCGGCCTGCTACCTGCGCGAATACGGGGTCGAGATCATCATGATCAAGGGCGCCACGCCCATCCCGTTCAAGCTGCTGACGATCACCGCTGGCTTCATCGCCATGCCGCTGGTGCCGTTCATCCTCGCCAGCGTGGTCAGCCGCTCGATCAGCTTCATGATTGTCGGCGTGCTGTTCCGCCTGTTCGGTGCGCCGATCAAGCGCTTCATCGACAAGTACCTCGGCCTCGTCACCGTCGGCTTCGTCCTGCTCGTCGTCGGTGGCTTCATTGCCGCGACGATGCTCGGCGGCAGCGGCCCGTCCGATACCAAGGCCAAGTGCGAACAGGTCGCCCCATCGCCGCGCGCTGATTGTGGAATACGCTTTTCAACCCTCTTGACGGTTCACCGCTTCTTCAGGAATTTTCGTCACAGTTGTAACTGTTTCTGCGACTTTGCATGAGGTCGGAGCATCGCGCTCCAATCGGCCGATGCTCCTTCCAGTACGAAGGAAGGAAGAGCATGGGACGTGTGACTGGCGCCAACACCTTTGGGGAGGACATCCGGCTGCAGATGGAAGGCTACGGCCTGACCACCATCCAGATCCACTACTACCTGCCGGACCACCCCAGCCTGCTGCAGATGTTCGCCTTCCAGCAATACGATCTCGCCCCACGCTTCCCGCGCCTCCACGGCTTCCTCGATCACTGGCGGCGCGAAATCGAGGCCGCACTCCACTCGGTCCGCATCGCCCACAACCACCTGATCGGCCCGCAGGAATGGCGCGCCGTCGATGGCGTGATCTCGATCAACTGACGCGTCCTTTCCCCCTCCCGCAGGCGGCAGGGGTCGGGGGTGGGCAAAGGCGCACCCCCGGAAGATCAAAGCCCGAACCGGTAGGAATACCCCAGACCTACCGAAAACTGCGTGCGCTGCCCGCGCTCGCGGATCAGCGAACTCGCCGCAGGCTCCCCGCCCAGCCGGTCCACGCCCGCGAACACCGCCACCGCCCGCTTCGGACTGAGCGGTCGGATCAGGCTGGCGCCCATCCCATAGGAAACCAGCCCTCCGTCAGGCCGCGAAACCGCCAGCCCGGTGCGTGCCCCCTGGGCACCATCCACCCCGTAATAGGTCCGCATGAAATCGCCGCTGGCAAAGGTCGCCCGCGGCCCGACCGCATAGATCACCTTGCCCGAACGCCCCGAATACTGCGCCAGCACGTCGCCCACCACGCCCTCATGCCCGCCAAAGCCCTGCCGGACCTCGGCGCGCAGGCGCCACTGCTTCTTCGCGCCCAGCCGCTTCTCGACAAAGCCCCCGGCTTCTCCGGCAATGTCCACGTCGCCCATCCCGCGCAGGGCGTCGCTGCCTCCCGCGATCAGGAACGGCGATCCGCCGTCATCCTCGTTCCGCCCGAAGCGGGCCCGCACGATCGGCCCCGCCTTCCAGCCATCTTGATTGACCGCGTTCCAGCCCAACCCGTCCTGCACCGAAAGGAACAGCGTGTCCTTGTAGTTGACCCGCAGGTCCGGGAAGATCGAAAGCGCGGTGTCCTTCGACCCTTGCCACGCCATCCCGAACACCGGTGCCACGCCCACGGTCATCGTCCAACCCTGCGGCGCCATCGGCGGCCCCGCCGGCCGCGCGGGCGCGGTGGCCGAAGGCGCCGTCTGTGCCAGCGCCGGATGCGTCAGGGCCAGATTCGCCAAGGAAAATCCCAGGGCAGAGAGCACCATCGCTCGAATGACACGCATCCTTATTCTCCTCAGTGTAAGTAACGACCCGTGCTGTCCTATGGATTGCCTTCACGACCCGCACTTTGCGGCAATGTGTCGAAAACTTGCCCTTGTGCTGCGGGCGCAGGCCCGCAATCCTCGGGCGATGCTCACGCTCTACCACTGCAAGAACGCCCGCTCCTTCCGCGCGCTCTGGGCGCTCGAGGAAATGGGGCTGCCCTACCGGCTCCACACCCTCCCCTTCCCGCCACGACACCGCCACGAAGGCATGCACGACATCAACCCTCTGGGCACGATCCCGGTCCTGATCGATGGCGACGTGCGGATGACCGAAAGCGTCGCGATCCCGCACTATCTCGCCACGAAGTACGGCCCCACGGACCTCGCCGTCGTCCCGCATGAGGATGGCTATGCCGCCTACCTCAACTTCCTCGTCATGGGCGAAGCGACGCTCACCTTCCCGCAGACAGTCCACTTGCGCTATCAGGTCTTCGCCAAGCCTGAAGATCGCCGCCCCGAGATCGCTCGCGATTACGCCGAATGGTTCGGCTCAAGATTGCGCAATGCCGAAGCGATGATGGGGGAGAAATTCGTCGCTGCCGGGCGGTTCACCATGGCCGATATCTCGGTCGGATACGCGATAATGCTCGCACTGTCGGTCGGTCTCGAAGAGTTCGTGCCGAGTTCGCTGCGCGACCGCTGGAGTTTCCTCTCTGCCCGAGAGAGTTGGAAACGCGCGATTGCCGCCCAGGAATCAAGCGCCTAAGCCCCCGCATGGCCCTCATCGCGTTCAACAAGCCCTTCGGCGTACTCTGCCAGTTCTCCCCGAACGCAGCGGCCCGCCCCGGCCTACGCTTGCGGATTTCATAGACTTTCCGGGCGTTTACCCTGCCGGCCGGCTGGACCATGACAGCGAAGGCCTGCTCCTCCTGACCGACGACGGCCCCCTCCAGTCCCGCATCGCCGACCCCCGCCACAAGCTGCCGAAAACCTATCTTGTCCAGGTAGAAGGCGAGCCGGACGAGGCCGCATTGCAGGCCCTGCGCAAGGGTGTCACGCTCAAGGACGGCCCCACCCTCCCCGCCAGGGTCGAGCGCATCGACGACCCGGCGCTGTGGCCCCGCGATCCGCCGATCCGCGTGAGAAAATCCATCCCCGACAGCTGGTTGCGCCTCACCATCCGCGAAGGCCGCAACCGCCAGGTCCGACGCATGACCGCAGCCGTCGGCCACCCCACGCTGCGCCTCGTCCGCTGGCAGATCGGCGACTGGACGCTGGACGGCATCGCCCCCGGAGAATGGCGGGCGCTATAGCGCCTGCCTATTCGACAGTGACGGACTTTGCCAGATTGCGCGGCTGATCGACGTCGGTGCCCTTCGCCACGGCGACGTGGTAGGCGAGCAATTGCACCGGCACGGCATAGACCAGCGGCGCGATCAGCGGGTGCACCTTGGGCATCTCGATCGTGGCCAGGCACCCCTCACCCGCCTCGGTAATGCCTTCTGCGTCGGAGATCAGCACCACCTTGCCGCCGCGCGCACGCACTTCCTGCATGTTGCTGACTGTCTTCTCGAACAGCGGGCCAGAAGGCGCCAGCACGATCACCGGCACCGCCTCGTCGATCAAGGCGATAGGGCCATGCTTCATCTCGCCGCTGGCATAGCCTTCTGCGTGGATGTAGCTGATTTCCTTGAGCTTCAACGCTCCTTCCAGCGCCAGCGGATAGTCTGGCCCGCGCCCGAGATAGAGCACATCGCGCGCCGGTGCGATCAGGTGCGCCATGCCGGCGATCTCTTCGTCATGGGCCAGCGCTGCATTGAGGCAGGCCGGCGTCTCGACCAGCTGCTCGACGATCTCGGCCTCTTCCTCGCGTGTCAGCCGCCCACGCTTGACCGCAAGGTGCGCCGCCAGCGCCGCGAGCACCGCCAGCTGGCAGGTGAACGCCTTGGTCGAGGCAACCCCGATTTCCGGCCCGGCATGGGTCGGCAGCAGCAGATCCGCCTCGCGCGCCATCGAACTCGTCGGCACGTTGACGACCACTGCAATGGTCTGCCCCGCCGCCTTGCAGTGCCGCAGCGCCGCGAGCGTGTCGGCGGTTTCGCCGCTCTGCGAGATGAACAGCGCAAGGCCGCCCGGCTCCAGCACCGGATCGCGGTAGCGGAACTCGGACGCCACATCGATGTCCACTGGCAGGCGCGCGAACTGCTCGAACCAGTACTTGGCGACCATGCCGGCATAGAAGCTCGTCCCGCAGGCGACGATGGTCACGCGATTGATGCTGGCAAGGTCGAAGTCAATCTGCGGCAGCGCCACGGTCTGCTCCACCCGGCGCAAGTAGGAGCGCAGCGTCTGCGCCACCACCACCGGCTGCTCGAAGATCTCCTTCTGCATGAAGTGGCGGTAATTGCCCTTCTCGATTGCTGCAGCGGTTGCGCCCGAGGCGACGATGGGGCGTTCGACCAGATTGTTGTCCGCATCGAAGATCTGCGCGCCCTCACGGGTGATCACCACCCAGTCGCCTTCCTCGAGGTAGGTAATCCGCTGCGTCAGCGGCGCGAGCGCAAGCGCGTCGGACCCGAGATAGGTCTCGCCCTCGCCATAGCCGACTACCAGCGGCGATCCCAGCCGCGCACCGATCAGCATGTCGTCATGGCTGCGGAAAGCGATGGCGAGCGCAAAGGCGCCGCGCAAGGTCGGCAGCACGGCCTTCACCGCGTCCTGCGGCGAAAGTCCTGCCTCGACCTGTTCGGACACGAGATGCGCCACCACTTCGGTATCGGTCTCGCTCTCGAACTTGCGGCCCCGCGCTATCAAGGCGTCGCGCAGGGTCTTGAAGTTCTCGATGATACCGTTGTGAACCAGCGCCACTTCGCCCGTGGCATGTGGATGCGCGTTGCTCGTTGTCGGCGCGCCATGGGTTGCCCAGCGGGTGTGGGCAATGCCGATCAGGCCCGAGGCCGGATTGCGCGCGAGTTCCAGCACAAGATTGTTGAGCTTGCCCTCGGCCCGCCGCCGCACCAGCTGCCCGCCTTCGACCGTGCAGATCCCTGCCGAATCATAGCCGCGATATTCCATCCGCCGCAGGCCATCGACCAGCCGGTCCGCCACCTGTTCCTTGCCGACGATTCCGATAATTCCGCACATGCAGGCAACTGCTTTCGACTAGAGAGTATAGGGCACCCGGATGCCGGGCATGGTTGCCGGAAAATCCTTGGTATTTCGTGTAATCAGGATCGAACCGTTAACCTGCGCGGTAGCGAGGATATAGGCATCCATCAGCTTCATGCGGCTGCGATAGCGGATATCTGCTGCCGCCGTGGCGATCCGCGCATCGATTTCCACGCAATCGAAATGGCTCAGGGCTTCCCGGACGAGGTCCCGCTTTTCCAGCGCCTCGCCGGCCATCACCTCAGTCCACACTATCCGGCTAATGCGGTGGCTGCGATAACGCGCGATCTCTTGGGCTGCATGGGGCATGCGCCTCAGCCAATCGATGACGATGTTGGTGTCGAAGAACGGTGCAGACAAGGTCAGATGTCTTCATAGGGGCGGCGATCTTCACGCATGGCGCGCTGATATTCCACGCTGTCGCCGATATCGGTGCGATGTGCCCAGAGCCCGGCATAGCGGTCGATCCAGTCGTTGCTGGTATCGCTCTGCACGAGATAGAGCTTCACAGCCTCGCGCACGAGCGCGGCCCGCGACTTGCCTTGCTCGCTCGCGCGCGCATCGAGGGCGGCGATATCTTCATCCGGAATGTCGGCAAGGATGCGAGTCATGACGATATCATGATATGATATCGCGCTATCGTCAAGCCCTGAGGAACGCATCCCCGCCCTCGCCGGTTGCCTGTGGAAACCCATCGCAGGAGCAATCGATGAGCATTTTCAGCAAGATCATGGACGCCATCTCGTGGAAGGGCACGCGCCCGACCCAGACTGGCCAGACGCCCAAGCCCGCGCCCACTACAA is a window of Novosphingobium sp. THN1 DNA encoding:
- a CDS encoding usg protein produces the protein MGRVTGANTFGEDIRLQMEGYGLTTIQIHYYLPDHPSLLQMFAFQQYDLAPRFPRLHGFLDHWRREIEAALHSVRIAHNHLIGPQEWRAVDGVISIN
- a CDS encoding MipA/OmpV family protein; protein product: MRVIRAMVLSALGFSLANLALTHPALAQTAPSATAPARPAGPPMAPQGWTMTVGVAPVFGMAWQGSKDTALSIFPDLRVNYKDTLFLSVQDGLGWNAVNQDGWKAGPIVRARFGRNEDDGGSPFLIAGGSDALRGMGDVDIAGEAGGFVEKRLGAKKQWRLRAEVRQGFGGHEGVVGDVLAQYSGRSGKVIYAVGPRATFASGDFMRTYYGVDGAQGARTGLAVSRPDGGLVSYGMGASLIRPLSPKRAVAVFAGVDRLGGEPAASSLIRERGQRTQFSVGLGYSYRFGL
- a CDS encoding glutathione S-transferase; translation: MLTLYHCKNARSFRALWALEEMGLPYRLHTLPFPPRHRHEGMHDINPLGTIPVLIDGDVRMTESVAIPHYLATKYGPTDLAVVPHEDGYAAYLNFLVMGEATLTFPQTVHLRYQVFAKPEDRRPEIARDYAEWFGSRLRNAEAMMGEKFVAAGRFTMADISVGYAIMLALSVGLEEFVPSSLRDRWSFLSARESWKRAIAAQESSA
- the glmS gene encoding glutamine--fructose-6-phosphate transaminase (isomerizing), with protein sequence MCGIIGIVGKEQVADRLVDGLRRMEYRGYDSAGICTVEGGQLVRRRAEGKLNNLVLELARNPASGLIGIAHTRWATHGAPTTSNAHPHATGEVALVHNGIIENFKTLRDALIARGRKFESETDTEVVAHLVSEQVEAGLSPQDAVKAVLPTLRGAFALAIAFRSHDDMLIGARLGSPLVVGYGEGETYLGSDALALAPLTQRITYLEEGDWVVITREGAQIFDADNNLVERPIVASGATAAAIEKGNYRHFMQKEIFEQPVVVAQTLRSYLRRVEQTVALPQIDFDLASINRVTIVACGTSFYAGMVAKYWFEQFARLPVDIDVASEFRYRDPVLEPGGLALFISQSGETADTLAALRHCKAAGQTIAVVVNVPTSSMAREADLLLPTHAGPEIGVASTKAFTCQLAVLAALAAHLAVKRGRLTREEEAEIVEQLVETPACLNAALAHDEEIAGMAHLIAPARDVLYLGRGPDYPLALEGALKLKEISYIHAEGYASGEMKHGPIALIDEAVPVIVLAPSGPLFEKTVSNMQEVRARGGKVVLISDAEGITEAGEGCLATIEMPKVHPLIAPLVYAVPVQLLAYHVAVAKGTDVDQPRNLAKSVTVE
- a CDS encoding type II toxin-antitoxin system VapC family toxin, with protein sequence MSAPFFDTNIVIDWLRRMPHAAQEIARYRSHRISRIVWTEVMAGEALEKRDLVREALSHFDCVEIDARIATAAADIRYRSRMKLMDAYILATAQVNGSILITRNTKDFPATMPGIRVPYTL
- a CDS encoding ribbon-helix-helix domain-containing protein — protein: MTRILADIPDEDIAALDARASEQGKSRAALVREAVKLYLVQSDTSNDWIDRYAGLWAHRTDIGDSVEYQRAMREDRRPYEDI